From Psychroflexus torquis ATCC 700755, the proteins below share one genomic window:
- the gldG gene encoding gliding motility-associated ABC transporter substrate-binding protein GldG, translating into MKLNASHKKALGIIVLLVFINLVATQFFKRVDFTSDGRYTLTESSLDLVKTIDKPVLIKVFLTGDLPSEFKRLQTEARYILEEFKAYNSNIKFEFVDPLEGDLDAMEVANQFYENGMSPESLNIRENGTLTERLIFPWAMAEYGGMQIPIQLLQKTLTQSNSEMIQRSVQNLEYAFIDGMTKLSRERTKKIAIIKGQGELADRYLADFLSTLKDYYLIAPFTLDSVNTSPQKTLDVLNTYDLIIDAKPTRAFTDEKNYLLDQYLMNGGKAIWLTEQVIAEKDSLYRASKKTVAFPRNLNLYSLFFRYGVRINPQLVNDLYSAPIVLASGSGNSTQLTRFPWFYDPLGNPADNHPITENLSPVKFEFANPIDTLESNLNKTILLESSNLSRVIGTPFEVTLDEITKEPDPRLYTTGHFPLAVLVEGEFNSAFKSKLKPFTLQSPKDKSPQTQQVFISDGDLIKNQLESGKPLELGFDRYTGLTYGNKTFLLNVVNYLLGDESLVKTRSKSIRLDEMNHEEIESTKLKWQLFNVIVPMLSIIAFGLVVVYWRKKKYKSY; encoded by the coding sequence CAGATGGTCGCTATACCTTAACGGAATCTTCTCTTGATTTGGTTAAAACCATAGATAAGCCTGTACTTATCAAAGTTTTTCTAACGGGTGATCTCCCTTCAGAATTTAAAAGACTCCAAACTGAAGCCCGCTATATTCTGGAGGAATTTAAAGCCTATAATAGCAATATAAAATTTGAATTTGTCGATCCGCTTGAAGGCGACCTAGATGCTATGGAGGTGGCTAATCAATTTTATGAGAATGGCATGTCGCCGGAGTCTCTCAATATTCGTGAAAATGGAACATTGACTGAACGCCTTATCTTTCCATGGGCAATGGCAGAGTATGGAGGTATGCAAATTCCCATACAACTCTTACAAAAAACACTCACGCAAAGCAATTCTGAAATGATCCAAAGGTCAGTTCAGAATTTAGAATACGCCTTTATCGATGGAATGACGAAGTTGAGTAGAGAGCGAACCAAAAAAATAGCGATCATTAAAGGTCAGGGTGAGCTTGCAGATAGATATCTAGCAGATTTTCTATCTACACTTAAAGACTATTATCTTATAGCACCATTCACTTTAGATTCTGTAAACACCTCCCCGCAAAAAACATTGGACGTTCTAAATACGTACGATTTAATTATTGATGCTAAGCCTACCAGAGCATTTACAGACGAGAAGAATTACCTCTTAGATCAATACCTCATGAATGGAGGGAAAGCTATATGGCTTACGGAACAGGTCATTGCAGAAAAAGATAGTCTCTACAGAGCTTCCAAAAAAACAGTGGCTTTTCCTAGAAACTTAAACTTGTACAGCCTATTTTTTAGATATGGAGTACGCATCAATCCGCAATTGGTCAACGACCTTTACTCTGCTCCTATTGTTTTAGCCTCTGGCAGTGGTAACTCTACCCAACTGACAAGGTTTCCATGGTTTTATGACCCTTTAGGCAATCCTGCTGACAACCATCCTATTACAGAGAATTTAAGTCCTGTAAAATTTGAATTTGCAAACCCAATAGACACTTTAGAGTCAAATCTCAATAAAACAATCTTACTGGAAAGTTCAAATCTATCACGAGTGATTGGAACTCCCTTTGAAGTTACTTTGGATGAGATTACAAAAGAACCTGACCCAAGATTATACACCACAGGTCATTTTCCACTAGCAGTACTCGTAGAGGGTGAATTCAACTCTGCTTTTAAATCTAAACTAAAGCCTTTCACTCTTCAATCTCCTAAAGACAAAAGCCCACAGACTCAGCAAGTATTTATTTCTGATGGTGACCTTATTAAAAATCAGTTGGAATCTGGAAAACCTTTAGAATTGGGCTTCGACAGATACACTGGACTTACTTACGGAAACAAAACCTTTCTACTGAATGTGGTTAATTATCTATTAGGAGATGAAAGTTTAGTAAAAACACGAAGTAAGTCTATACGCCTAGATGAAATGAATCACGAAGAAATAGAGTCTACTAAATTGAAATGGCAACTTTTTAATGTGATAGTCCCTATGTTAAGCATTATTGCTTTTGGACTGGTTGTAGTGTATTGGAGAAAAAAGAAATATAAAAGCTATTAA
- a CDS encoding DUF5652 family protein, whose amino-acid sequence MKQIGWFIVLALVNSLRTLLVIYLRLNRSKYKFKH is encoded by the coding sequence ATAAAACAAATCGGTTGGTTTATTGTCTTAGCCCTAGTCAATTCTTTGAGAACTCTATTAGTAATTTATTTAAGGCTTAACAGAAGCAAATATAAATTCAAACATTAA
- the folP gene encoding dihydropteroate synthase, which yields MTINCKGRLLDLSTPKVMGVLNLTPDSFYDGGKFKNDKEALEQVEKNIQDGMDILDIGAYSSRPGADHISEEEELKRQSSVLQQITKEFPDLIISIDTFRSEVAKASIDQGAHIINDISAGNLDANMMDFIADSQVPYIMMHMRGTPQTMKSMTSYKHLVTDIISYFSKKVLEARAKGINDLLIDPGFGFAKTIDQNFELLNHLKALKSLNLPILSGISRKSTIYKTLNIDAKEALNGTTALNMVALMNGSSILRVHDVLEAKQCITLYQKLIEN from the coding sequence ATGACCATCAATTGCAAAGGACGTTTACTCGATTTATCTACCCCTAAAGTTATGGGTGTACTCAATTTAACTCCCGATTCTTTTTATGACGGAGGCAAATTCAAAAATGACAAAGAAGCTTTAGAGCAAGTAGAAAAAAATATTCAAGACGGGATGGATATTTTAGACATTGGAGCTTATAGCTCAAGACCTGGAGCAGACCACATCAGTGAAGAAGAAGAATTAAAGAGGCAGAGTTCAGTTTTACAACAAATTACCAAAGAATTTCCAGACCTTATTATTTCCATAGACACTTTCAGAAGCGAAGTTGCTAAAGCAAGTATAGACCAAGGTGCTCATATCATTAACGATATTTCTGCTGGAAATCTAGATGCTAACATGATGGATTTCATAGCAGATTCTCAAGTTCCTTATATTATGATGCATATGAGAGGTACGCCGCAAACCATGAAAAGCATGACCTCTTATAAACATCTGGTCACCGACATAATTTCTTATTTTTCGAAAAAAGTTTTAGAAGCAAGAGCTAAAGGAATTAATGATCTTCTTATAGATCCAGGATTTGGTTTCGCAAAAACCATAGATCAAAACTTTGAGCTATTAAATCACCTTAAAGCCTTAAAGAGCTTGAACCTACCTATACTTTCTGGAATTTCTAGAAAATCTACAATCTACAAAACATTGAATATCGATGCTAAAGAAGCCTTAAACGGAACAACTGCCCTCAACATGGTCGCTCTTATGAATGGAAGTTCTATCTTAAGGGTTCATGATGTGTTGGAAGCTAAGCAATGCATTACCTTGTACCAAAAATTAATCGAGAATTAA